Proteins from a single region of Limosilactobacillus fermentum:
- a CDS encoding DUF1273 domain-containing protein, whose translation MQRIWVSGYRAFELAVFDPKDPKKTVIERVLKEFLTQWLNQNEEESWLITGPQLGVEQWSAEAGLSLKEDYPRLKVAMMLPFADFANRWNEANQAQLASLKANVDFSAEVSPQPYQSPEQLRMYQRFMFEHSDRLLLVYDPDQENNPDQKSKPYWLYRAAKRYQEDFPDYQVDLIDMPALEEAANEWAAEQNEGEMTD comes from the coding sequence ATGCAACGAATTTGGGTGAGTGGTTACCGGGCCTTTGAATTAGCCGTCTTTGACCCCAAAGACCCCAAGAAAACGGTCATTGAACGGGTGTTAAAAGAGTTTTTGACCCAGTGGCTGAACCAAAACGAGGAAGAAAGCTGGCTAATTACCGGCCCCCAGCTGGGGGTGGAACAGTGGTCGGCCGAAGCGGGGCTGTCCTTAAAGGAAGATTACCCCCGTTTAAAGGTCGCCATGATGTTGCCCTTCGCCGACTTTGCCAACCGGTGGAACGAGGCCAACCAGGCCCAGTTAGCCAGCTTAAAGGCGAACGTCGACTTTAGTGCCGAGGTCTCCCCCCAACCCTACCAGTCACCCGAGCAGCTACGGATGTACCAGCGCTTCATGTTTGAGCACTCCGACCGGCTCCTCTTGGTTTACGATCCCGACCAGGAAAACAACCCGGACCAAAAGAGCAAGCCCTACTGGTTATACCGCGCGGCCAAGCGCTACCAAGAGGACTTTCCCGACTACCAAGTCGACTTAATTGATATGCCAGC
- the recU gene encoding Holliday junction resolvase RecU, protein MTIRYPSGQQPPNAGRAGQPIVAPHSSSFAKRGMSLEKEINDANRYYLATEQAVIYKKPTPIQLVKVDYPKRSAAVVKEAYFKRPSTTDYNGVYQGYYVDFDAKETRGKLSFPLKNFHQHQVDHFRRCLAQGGVCFAFIRFTTLDLTYLLPASDLIAFWDQQGRGGRKSVPLTTIKDRGFRVKTGLNPVLDYLPALDQLIAANQAKGADHE, encoded by the coding sequence ATGACGATCAGATACCCCAGTGGGCAACAACCGCCAAACGCTGGTCGGGCGGGGCAGCCAATCGTGGCGCCCCACTCCTCGAGTTTTGCCAAGCGGGGGATGTCCCTGGAAAAAGAAATCAACGACGCTAACCGTTATTACCTGGCCACTGAGCAGGCGGTGATCTACAAAAAGCCGACCCCGATCCAACTGGTGAAGGTCGACTACCCCAAGCGCAGTGCCGCCGTGGTCAAGGAGGCCTACTTCAAGCGCCCCTCGACCACTGATTATAACGGTGTCTACCAGGGTTACTACGTCGATTTTGACGCCAAGGAGACCCGGGGGAAACTTTCTTTTCCACTCAAGAACTTCCACCAACACCAGGTTGACCACTTTCGGCGGTGCCTGGCCCAGGGGGGCGTCTGTTTTGCCTTCATCCGTTTTACCACCCTTGACCTAACTTACCTACTCCCCGCCTCCGACCTGATCGCATTTTGGGATCAGCAAGGACGGGGCGGGCGTAAGTCAGTCCCCTTAACCACCATTAAAGATCGCGGCTTTCGGGTCAAGACCGGGCTCAACCCGGTGCTGGATTACCTGCCAGCTCTTGACCAACTGATCGCCGCAAACCAAGCTAAAGGAGCAGATCATGAATAA
- a CDS encoding transglycosylase domain-containing protein yields MNNEEVSRRSQRPHKDRGGRGRGSILKRIFLWALSLFVLAFVALAALFFYYASSAPTITENDLKSQTTTTIYDANNKVISRLGAQKREYASNSEIPTLLKHGVVAIEDRRFYQGHGVDPVRIVEAAIDNVLHRSNGMQGGSTITQQLVKLSVFSTAASDQTFKRKAQEAWLAINVERHFTKNQILDFYINKVYMGNGVYGMKTAAQYYYGKSLKELDLSQLALLAGIPQSPTYYNPANTDTKPATQRRNEVLAAMVRAKYITQAQANAAMKESVTDGLDSTHGNTSSNDSSVDEKVVDSYVKEVLTQLEAKGYNPNTDGLQVHTSLDLGAQEELYNAANNTVPFQSDKMQTGVAVVNPHNGQVVAMLGGRKTGDVVYGLNRAVQTDRSSGSTAKPIMDYGPAIQYLKWPTYYALSDTKFTFPGTNTVLHDFDNQYKGTMTMRTALVESRNVPAVRTLQAVGISRATKFLKGLGISQKSAYTLANGIGLYVSPLQIAASYAAFANGGTYYKPYYITSITTQDGNTINYNKSGKTAMNKATAYMITDMLKGVINSSDGSGTAAKLSGVNQAGKTGTTSAYSAATGTTSNTNSGVMDSWMAGYTKNYSIAVWTGFDNAKTSISSSYTKAAQYLYRDVMQYLDAENHASDWTMPSTVEAVQVNGVRQLVIKDSKWALTVTSSTSSSSSNSSSSTSSSSSSSRSSSSSSSSESSSSSSSSSSSSSSSSTPSSSSSSSNSASTPTPASSTPTTTPTTPTQ; encoded by the coding sequence ATGAATAATGAAGAAGTTTCTCGGCGAAGCCAACGCCCCCACAAGGATCGCGGCGGCCGGGGACGGGGCTCGATTCTAAAACGAATCTTCTTGTGGGCCCTTAGTCTCTTCGTCCTCGCCTTCGTGGCACTGGCGGCCCTGTTTTTCTACTACGCCTCCAGCGCCCCCACGATCACCGAAAACGACCTCAAGAGTCAAACCACCACCACGATTTACGATGCCAACAACAAGGTCATCTCGCGGTTGGGGGCCCAGAAGCGTGAATACGCCTCGAACTCGGAGATTCCAACCCTCTTAAAGCACGGGGTCGTTGCCATCGAAGACCGCCGCTTTTACCAAGGCCACGGGGTGGACCCGGTCCGGATCGTGGAAGCGGCGATCGACAACGTCTTACACCGTTCGAACGGGATGCAAGGGGGGTCCACGATTACCCAGCAGTTAGTCAAGTTGTCGGTCTTTTCGACGGCCGCTTCGGACCAAACCTTCAAGCGCAAGGCCCAAGAAGCCTGGCTGGCCATCAACGTGGAACGCCACTTCACCAAAAACCAGATCCTCGACTTTTACATCAATAAGGTCTACATGGGGAACGGGGTTTACGGGATGAAGACGGCCGCCCAGTACTACTACGGTAAGAGCCTAAAGGAATTGGACCTCTCCCAACTGGCCCTGTTAGCCGGGATTCCGCAGTCACCAACCTACTACAACCCGGCCAACACCGACACTAAGCCGGCCACCCAGCGGCGCAACGAGGTCTTGGCCGCCATGGTCCGGGCTAAGTACATTACCCAGGCCCAGGCCAACGCCGCCATGAAGGAAAGCGTCACCGACGGGCTCGATTCCACCCACGGTAACACCAGTTCCAACGATTCTAGCGTTGACGAAAAGGTGGTGGACTCCTATGTCAAGGAAGTCCTGACCCAGCTGGAAGCCAAGGGATACAACCCGAACACTGACGGCTTGCAAGTGCACACCTCCTTAGACCTGGGGGCCCAAGAAGAACTGTACAACGCCGCTAACAACACGGTTCCCTTCCAAAGCGATAAGATGCAGACCGGGGTCGCCGTCGTCAACCCGCACAACGGTCAAGTGGTCGCCATGCTTGGGGGCCGCAAGACCGGGGACGTGGTGTACGGGCTTAACCGGGCCGTGCAAACCGACCGTTCCTCCGGGTCAACGGCCAAGCCGATCATGGACTACGGGCCGGCCATCCAGTACCTGAAGTGGCCAACCTACTACGCCCTGTCCGACACCAAGTTCACCTTCCCGGGCACCAACACCGTCTTGCACGACTTTGATAACCAGTACAAGGGCACGATGACGATGCGGACCGCCCTGGTTGAATCACGGAACGTGCCGGCCGTCCGGACCCTGCAAGCCGTGGGGATTTCCCGGGCCACTAAGTTCTTAAAGGGCTTAGGGATCTCACAAAAGTCGGCCTACACCCTGGCTAACGGGATCGGCCTCTACGTCTCCCCACTGCAAATCGCCGCTTCTTACGCCGCCTTTGCCAACGGGGGAACTTACTACAAGCCGTACTACATCACTTCCATTACCACTCAGGATGGCAACACCATCAACTACAACAAGAGCGGTAAAACGGCGATGAATAAGGCGACGGCTTACATGATCACCGACATGCTCAAAGGGGTCATCAACTCTTCCGATGGTTCCGGAACGGCCGCCAAGCTCTCCGGGGTTAACCAAGCCGGTAAGACCGGGACGACCTCGGCATACTCGGCAGCCACCGGAACAACTTCCAACACCAACTCCGGGGTCATGGACTCTTGGATGGCTGGTTACACCAAGAACTACTCAATTGCGGTTTGGACTGGTTTTGACAACGCCAAGACCTCGATTTCCTCCTCGTACACCAAGGCGGCTCAGTACCTCTACCGGGACGTCATGCAGTACCTGGACGCCGAAAACCACGCCAGCGATTGGACGATGCCAAGCACGGTCGAAGCCGTTCAAGTTAACGGGGTCCGGCAGTTGGTAATCAAGGACTCCAAGTGGGCCCTGACGGTTACCTCTTCCACCTCGAGCTCTAGTTCCAACTCCTCTAGTTCAACGAGTTCCAGTTCTAGTTCTTCAAGATCGAGTTCTTCTAGTTCCTCGAGTGAAAGCTCCAGTTCCAGTTCGAGCTCCAGCTCTAGTTCGAGTTCTAGTTCCACCCCGTCTAGTTCGAGTTCCTCAAGCAACTCTGCTTCGACGCCAACTCCTGCTAGTTCCACCCCTACGACAACGCCAACGACACCAACGCAATAA
- a CDS encoding DMT family transporter, which yields MNNYRRISRGILLAALASGSWGISGTVLQLISQNLAIPAPWMLSMRTFSAGVLLLAISLVLYGKKTFAIFADKRSALSVITYAIFGLMANLLTFYYAIQTGNASMATILQYLAPLFIVLGSVVRGQRPIRSDVLAFVIALVGVVLCITRGDFAHLAIPLVSLLWGIGSGITAAFYVVLPRKANETNPPLVVLGWGTMIAGILFNLYHPFWVNPPHVTVTLVGSVATVVLFGTAIPFGLLLEAIHFAPSDVVSIMDAVQPIVTTILSVIFFSLNLNWVEALGIVIVIIAIYILQRGRQRLAYRE from the coding sequence ATGAATAACTATCGTCGGATCAGCCGCGGGATCCTGCTGGCGGCCTTGGCATCGGGGAGCTGGGGGATTTCCGGCACGGTTTTGCAACTAATCTCGCAAAACCTGGCCATCCCAGCCCCGTGGATGCTGTCAATGCGGACCTTTTCCGCCGGCGTCTTACTGCTTGCCATTTCACTGGTTTTGTACGGTAAGAAGACCTTTGCTATTTTTGCTGACAAGCGCAGCGCCCTTTCGGTGATCACATACGCCATCTTCGGGCTGATGGCCAACCTCTTAACCTTTTACTACGCCATCCAGACCGGGAACGCCTCGATGGCGACGATTTTACAATACCTGGCGCCCCTCTTTATTGTGTTGGGCAGCGTGGTTAGGGGGCAACGGCCAATCCGCAGCGACGTTTTGGCCTTTGTGATTGCCCTGGTCGGGGTGGTCCTTTGCATCACCCGGGGTGACTTCGCCCACTTGGCGATTCCGCTGGTTTCGCTGTTGTGGGGGATCGGTTCCGGGATCACCGCCGCCTTTTACGTCGTCTTGCCGCGCAAGGCTAACGAAACGAACCCGCCGCTGGTGGTGTTAGGGTGGGGGACGATGATCGCCGGGATCTTATTTAACCTCTACCACCCGTTTTGGGTTAACCCGCCTCACGTCACCGTCACCCTGGTTGGTTCGGTGGCGACGGTCGTCTTGTTCGGGACGGCGATCCCGTTTGGCCTCTTGTTAGAAGCCATTCACTTCGCCCCGTCCGACGTTGTTTCGATCATGGACGCGGTGCAACCAATCGTGACGACGATCTTATCGGTGATCTTTTTCAGCCTCAACCTAAACTGGGTGGAAGCGCTCGGGATTGTCATCGTCATCATCGCCATTTACATCCTACAACGGGGACGCCAACGCTTGGCGTATCGGGAATAG
- a CDS encoding aldo/keto reductase, giving the protein MIMQLKVDRYQNMTYRRVGKSGLKLSAIGLGFWHNFGSVDPFDQQRAIIKAALDLGITYFDLANNYGPTPGSAEENLGRLLRTDLKPYRDELVIATKAGYHMWEGPYGEWGSKKSIIASADQSLTRLGLDYVDIFYSHRPDPETPFEETALALDQLVHQGKALYIGISNYSGAQAKEMATIFDDLKTPYIVCQNRYNLFNRQVESDLFPELKRAGKAMVAFSPLCQGLLTNKYLNGIPADSRAAKTTSPFLHPSQVEQTLATVKRLNQIASDRGQTLAEMALSWDLRSDLVASVIAGASRPEQLVANVMALNAPAFTADELTAIDAALAAQAEVDWSRE; this is encoded by the coding sequence ATGATTATGCAACTAAAAGTAGATCGTTATCAAAACATGACTTACCGGCGGGTCGGCAAGAGCGGCCTCAAGCTTTCGGCCATTGGACTGGGCTTTTGGCACAACTTCGGCTCCGTTGACCCGTTCGATCAACAACGGGCGATCATCAAGGCCGCCCTCGACCTAGGGATTACCTACTTCGACCTCGCCAACAACTACGGCCCGACCCCGGGTAGCGCCGAAGAAAACCTCGGCCGGCTGTTGAGGACCGACCTAAAGCCCTACCGCGATGAACTGGTGATCGCCACCAAGGCCGGCTACCACATGTGGGAGGGACCTTACGGTGAGTGGGGATCCAAAAAGAGCATCATTGCGAGCGCCGACCAGAGCCTGACGCGGCTGGGGTTAGACTACGTTGACATCTTTTATTCCCACCGCCCCGACCCAGAGACCCCGTTTGAAGAAACCGCCCTGGCCCTCGACCAGCTGGTCCACCAAGGGAAGGCCCTGTACATCGGGATTTCTAACTACTCCGGCGCCCAAGCTAAGGAAATGGCGACGATTTTTGACGACTTGAAGACCCCCTACATCGTCTGCCAAAATCGCTATAACCTCTTTAACCGCCAGGTCGAAAGCGACCTCTTCCCTGAGCTCAAGCGGGCTGGCAAGGCCATGGTCGCCTTCTCACCGCTTTGCCAGGGCCTGTTAACCAACAAGTACCTCAACGGCATCCCGGCGGACTCACGGGCGGCCAAGACGACCAGCCCCTTCTTGCACCCAAGCCAAGTGGAACAGACCCTCGCCACGGTCAAAAGGCTTAACCAAATTGCCAGCGACCGGGGACAAACCCTGGCCGAAATGGCCCTTTCCTGGGACCTGAGGAGTGACCTGGTGGCCTCCGTGATCGCCGGGGCGTCGCGGCCAGAACAACTTGTCGCCAACGTCATGGCGCTCAACGCCCCCGCCTTCACCGCTGATGAACTGACGGCGATTGACGCTGCTCTGGCGGCCCAGGCGGAGGTTGATTGGTCAAGGGAATAG
- a CDS encoding DUF1002 domain-containing protein has product MKKRTLMTTLMVAALLCGGAVVPAVQAHADTTTQASSSSSSTTSTTHTISKSYVVYGAGAPESAYSTLNSTMGVDSSFEKLTATASDYEKYIGNGTTTNAAMISSVAIAPSDPGSGVRVNIKKYDGESNITQVTAQQYAMVAQMAGVTDVTIVVTANRAVSGESALTGVYKALAADGQNLDSQNTSAANQVLDATQGAINENSGDSSYPGKLMAAVGNVSKQVAQDKQDGQTDDSAQIQAILTKALENQGIASKTSSSAQTTIVNALITFRDSPISSSKTYVNNVTNTINNVKNSTGDLMNKSKNWANSEAAKTAVKDAQNWFQKLIAWIQNLFN; this is encoded by the coding sequence ATGAAAAAAAGAACCCTAATGACGACGCTGATGGTAGCGGCACTCCTCTGTGGCGGGGCCGTGGTCCCCGCCGTGCAGGCCCACGCCGACACGACGACCCAGGCAAGTTCATCATCATCCAGTACCACGTCAACGACCCACACGATCTCCAAATCCTACGTGGTGTACGGTGCGGGGGCGCCGGAGAGTGCCTACTCCACCCTGAATTCGACGATGGGGGTCGACTCCTCGTTTGAAAAGCTGACCGCCACGGCGAGTGACTATGAGAAGTACATCGGCAACGGGACGACCACCAACGCCGCCATGATTTCATCGGTTGCGATCGCCCCGTCCGACCCGGGTTCCGGGGTGCGGGTTAACATCAAGAAGTACGACGGCGAGTCCAACATCACCCAGGTGACGGCCCAACAGTACGCCATGGTGGCCCAGATGGCCGGGGTAACCGACGTTACGATCGTCGTGACCGCCAACCGGGCCGTGTCCGGTGAATCTGCTTTGACCGGGGTTTACAAGGCCCTGGCCGCTGACGGGCAGAACCTGGACAGCCAAAACACCAGCGCCGCCAACCAGGTCCTGGACGCCACCCAGGGGGCAATTAACGAAAACTCGGGCGACTCCTCGTACCCGGGTAAGCTAATGGCCGCCGTCGGGAACGTTTCTAAGCAAGTCGCCCAAGACAAGCAGGACGGCCAAACTGACGATTCCGCCCAGATCCAGGCCATCTTAACCAAGGCCCTGGAGAACCAGGGGATTGCCTCCAAGACCAGTTCTAGCGCCCAAACGACGATCGTCAACGCCCTGATTACCTTCCGGGATTCGCCGATCTCTAGTTCCAAGACCTACGTTAATAACGTGACTAACACGATCAATAACGTTAAAAACTCGACCGGGGATCTGATGAACAAGTCCAAGAACTGGGCCAACTCCGAAGCCGCTAAGACGGCGGTCAAGGACGCCCAAAACTGGTTCCAAAAGCTGATCGCCTGGATCCAAAACTTGTTTAACTAA
- a CDS encoding DnaD domain-containing protein: MAENQFLMTMLEAGSTNVSNLLLHHYHDIDMTTGELMVYLELKSYIDRGNPTPDLELVADHLGTSSKQVFELVHQMTKKNLVEQRLRRQPDGKEDAYYDFTPLYDRLARAVNHERVVNEQKQADLSRSELFNQIQVEFGRTISPMEMQTVNQWLDEDHYQLDLVQLALKEAVLAGKYNLKYIEGILRRWRQSRLTTPQQVMADKHQYELAREQRGEGRPGSTSDKPLVLKASLKKLHPDQTE; this comes from the coding sequence ATGGCGGAAAATCAATTCTTGATGACGATGCTGGAGGCAGGGAGCACCAACGTTTCCAACCTCTTGTTGCATCACTACCACGACATCGACATGACCACCGGGGAATTAATGGTCTACTTAGAGCTGAAGTCTTACATTGACCGGGGGAACCCGACCCCCGACCTCGAGCTGGTTGCCGATCACCTGGGGACCAGTTCCAAGCAGGTGTTTGAGCTAGTCCACCAAATGACCAAGAAAAACCTGGTTGAACAGCGCTTGCGCCGCCAACCGGATGGCAAGGAGGACGCCTACTACGACTTCACCCCCCTCTACGACCGTTTGGCCCGGGCCGTAAACCACGAGCGGGTGGTCAACGAACAAAAGCAGGCTGACCTCAGCCGGTCCGAACTCTTCAACCAGATCCAAGTCGAGTTTGGCCGCACGATTTCGCCGATGGAGATGCAAACGGTCAACCAGTGGCTGGATGAGGACCACTACCAGTTAGATTTGGTTCAGCTGGCCCTAAAAGAAGCGGTGCTGGCCGGTAAGTACAACTTGAAGTACATTGAAGGGATCTTGCGGCGCTGGCGCCAGAGCCGCTTGACGACGCCACAACAAGTGATGGCCGATAAGCACCAGTACGAGCTGGCGCGGGAACAACGGGGGGAAGGGCGCCCGGGTTCAACCAGTGATAAACCATTAGTTTTAAAGGCGTCGCTTAAAAAACTGCACCCCGACCAAACTGAGTAG
- the asnS gene encoding asparagine--tRNA ligase yields the protein MQTINIIDAPKHVNERVRIGVWLTDKRSSGKIAFLQLRDGTAFFQGVLLKNKVDEETFEMARHLRQEVSLWVTGEIHEDTRSKFGYEIQIEELELIGDSDEYPIGNKEHGIDFLLDHRHLWLRSSKPQAMMRIRDRVIRANYEFFGEHGFTKIDPPILTGNAPEGTTDLFHTEYFDQDAYLSQSGQLYEEAGAMALNRVYSFGPVFRAEKSKTRRHLIEFWMIEPEMAFMHQEESLELQEQYVAYLIQKVIDDCSRELEVLGRDPETLKPFTQLPYPRISYDEAIEMLQKAGMDIKWGEDFGSPEETYLADQFSKPVFVLNYPKAIKPFYMKGHPTRDDVYVCADLLAPEGYGEIIGGSERETDYETLRQAIADAGLDEKDYQWYLDLRKYGSVPHSGYGLGLERFLTWIALQDHVRETIPFPRLLNRLYP from the coding sequence GTGCAAACCATCAACATCATTGATGCGCCCAAGCACGTCAACGAACGCGTGCGCATTGGGGTATGGTTAACCGATAAGCGGTCCAGCGGGAAGATTGCCTTCCTGCAACTGCGTGACGGGACGGCCTTTTTCCAAGGGGTCTTGTTAAAAAACAAGGTCGACGAAGAGACCTTTGAAATGGCGCGCCACCTACGCCAAGAAGTTAGCCTGTGGGTGACCGGGGAAATCCACGAAGACACCCGTTCTAAGTTCGGTTACGAAATCCAAATCGAAGAACTCGAACTGATCGGCGACTCCGATGAATACCCGATTGGTAACAAGGAACACGGGATCGACTTCTTGCTCGATCACCGCCACCTGTGGCTGCGTTCCAGCAAGCCCCAAGCAATGATGCGGATTCGTGACCGGGTCATCCGGGCTAACTACGAATTCTTCGGTGAACACGGCTTCACCAAGATCGACCCGCCGATTCTGACCGGGAACGCACCGGAAGGGACGACCGACTTATTCCACACCGAATACTTCGACCAAGACGCCTACCTGTCCCAATCCGGTCAGCTCTACGAAGAAGCCGGGGCGATGGCCTTAAACCGGGTCTACTCCTTTGGGCCGGTCTTCCGGGCCGAAAAGTCCAAGACCCGCCGTCACCTGATCGAGTTCTGGATGATCGAACCGGAAATGGCCTTCATGCACCAAGAAGAAAGCTTGGAACTGCAAGAACAATACGTGGCCTACCTGATCCAAAAGGTAATTGACGACTGCAGCCGCGAATTAGAAGTGCTCGGCCGCGATCCGGAAACCTTAAAGCCGTTCACCCAGCTGCCGTACCCGCGGATTAGCTATGATGAAGCCATCGAAATGCTGCAAAAGGCCGGGATGGACATCAAGTGGGGTGAAGACTTCGGTTCTCCGGAGGAAACCTACTTAGCCGACCAATTCTCTAAGCCGGTCTTCGTGCTCAATTACCCGAAGGCGATCAAGCCGTTCTACATGAAGGGCCACCCGACTCGCGACGACGTTTACGTCTGTGCCGACCTCTTGGCCCCAGAAGGCTACGGGGAAATCATCGGTGGTTCCGAACGGGAAACTGACTACGAAACCCTGCGCCAAGCCATTGCTGACGCCGGCTTAGACGAAAAGGATTACCAATGGTACTTAGACCTGCGGAAGTACGGTTCCGTGCCGCACTCCGGTTACGGGCTCGGGCTGGAACGCTTCTTAACGTGGATTGCCCTGCAAGACCACGTCCGGGAGACGATTCCGTTCCCACGGCTCTTAAACCGTCTGTACCCGTAA
- a CDS encoding DUF5590 domain-containing protein, whose amino-acid sequence MQSRRDVQRQQSRRLFKKTVRNIVVTLLLVILVTWSVYAIANHPRAAAQKQATAMAKKYAGLKSTSGFYIYNRDQTYYTVAGKNAKGQTILVVVPQKGGDIRVLKQSAGLTASQAKSEVKTADNPKRVLKVAMGIFNNKPVWEVTYLNQKGNLCYDLISFTSGKSIQQINNL is encoded by the coding sequence ATGCAAAGTCGGCGAGACGTTCAGCGTCAGCAAAGTCGGCGGTTGTTTAAAAAGACGGTCCGCAACATTGTCGTGACGCTTTTGCTAGTCATCTTGGTCACTTGGAGCGTGTACGCCATTGCTAACCACCCGCGGGCGGCCGCCCAAAAGCAGGCTACGGCAATGGCGAAAAAGTACGCGGGGTTAAAGTCCACGAGCGGTTTTTACATCTACAATCGGGACCAAACCTACTACACGGTGGCGGGGAAAAATGCGAAGGGCCAAACTATTTTGGTGGTGGTGCCTCAAAAGGGGGGCGACATCCGGGTCCTCAAGCAGTCCGCCGGATTAACGGCTAGTCAGGCCAAAAGTGAGGTTAAAACGGCCGATAACCCCAAGCGGGTGTTGAAGGTGGCCATGGGCATCTTTAACAACAAGCCGGTTTGGGAAGTGACCTACTTGAACCAAAAGGGCAACCTGTGTTATGACCTGATTAGTTTCACCAGTGGCAAGAGCATCCAACAAATCAACAACTTATAA